In one Buteo buteo chromosome 10, bButBut1.hap1.1, whole genome shotgun sequence genomic region, the following are encoded:
- the GIPC2 gene encoding PDZ domain-containing protein GIPC2 yields MPLGLWSKKKDRSKETFKLVESEAAAPGPAAAAPAPAASASRLQFHTQLAHGSPTGRVEGFGSARELYAKIGEAFRIDPAEIMFCTLNTHKADMDKLLGAQIGLEDFIFAHIKGQRKEVEILKTDDVLGLTITDNGTGCAFIKRIKEGSLMDQTKMICVGDHIETINGKNVSDRRHYEVAKMLKDLEKGQMFKLELIEPMKAFEKLEPRSKGGTLPEAKISRGRETLRLRTKGPATVEEMPTEVEEKAIKKVDELLETYMGIRDIELAATMVEAGRDKKNPDEFAVALDETLGDFAFPDEFVFDVWGAIGDAKQGRLE; encoded by the exons ATGCCGCTGGGGCTGTGGAGCAAGAAGAAGGACAGGTCCAAGGAGACCTTCAAGCTGGTGGAGAGCgaggcggcggccccgggccccgcggcggcggccccggcgccggCAGCGAGCGCGTCGCGGCTGCAGTTCCACACGCAGCTGGCGCACGGCAGCCCCACGGGCCGCGTGGAGGGCTTCGGCAGCGCCCGCGAGCTCTACGCGAAGATCGGCGAGGCTTTCCGCATCGACCCCGCCGAG ATCATGTTTTGCACTTTGAACACTCATAAAGCTGATATGGACAAGCTCTTAGGTGCACAAATTGGCCTTGAAGATTTCATATTTGCCCACATAAAAGGACAACGAAAAGAAGTGGAAATTCTTAAAACTGACGATGTGCTTGGGCTTACCATTACAGACAATGGAACTGGCTGTGCATTTATAAAG cGAATCAAAGAAGGTAGCCTAATGGACCAAACCAAAATGATCTGCGTGGGTGATCACATAGAGAccataaatggaaaaaatgtgtcAGATCGTAGGCATTATGAAGTTGCCAAAATGCTAAAAGATCTGGAGAAAGGTCAGATGTTTAAGCTGGAGTTGATAGAGCCTATGAAAGCATTTG AAAAGCTGGAACCAAGGTCCAAAGGTGGAACTCTGCCAGAGGCTAAAATCTCCAGAGGTAGAGAGACACTTCGGCTGAGAACCAAAGGCCCTGCTACTGTGGAGGAGATG CCAACTGAagttgaagaaaaagcaattaaaaaagtgGATGAGCTTCTTGAAACATACATGGGGATAAGAGATATTGAATTAG cTGCAACAATGGTGGAAGCtggaagagacaagaaaaaCCCAGATGAATTTGCAGTGGCATTGGATGAAACTCTTGGggactttgcatttccagaTGAGTTTGTCTTTGATGTATGGGGAGCAATAGGTGATGCTAAGCAAGGACGACTGGAATGA